The nucleotide sequence CATTGACCGGCGTTTGACAGGCACCAGTGAAAACCACCGGCCACGCAATCGCCGATTCACATGAGACCCGTAAGCGGTCGCCGGGCGGCGGGCTTCCCGCAACCGCCTGGATGCCGCATTGCCAGGCGGTGCATACACGCCCTCGTCGATTTTTTGCGCCGAATACAACACACGGCGGCGTCGATCGATCGTCCGTCGTTCCGAAATCATCCAGCCGCACCGCCCAAGAAGAATCCGACGACGGCATCCCAACCGTCTTCCGGCAACGGAGCGACGCTACAAAATTCCGCCGCCCGCGGTCAACGTGTGGCTGTGGGCGTCGGTTTCACGACCGGCTTGTTTCACGCGTCAATCGGCCAGCCAAAGTGACCGCAGCCGGTCGGTTTAGTCAGGGCGTCTGCAGGGCGGCGGGGATCGGTTTATCCGCCAGTTCGTCGATGATGCCTTGGCTGCGTTCCTGAGCGTTCAGGACTTCCAGTTTGCCGACGAACAACATGATTTCACCGCCTTCGGGGATGATCTCCTTGATCAGTTTGCCCGCTTCGCGCCCGGCCATGTAGTTGCTGGTCCCCAAGTAAAACTGGCGTTTCGATTTCGGCGCATCGCTGTCTTGGCAGATCACCGTGGTCGCGTCACAAGCCTCGTTGATCATCTGGACTTGGTTTTCCGGATCAATCGGGCTGATTGCGATCCCGTCCAACTGATTAGCGACGTTGGACTCCAGAAAGCGTTTTTGTTCTTCGATGGTACCGGCCGAAGGCATCTGGACGTCCACATCGCATCCAAACTGTCCCGCCGCACGCTCGCACCCGTCTTCGGCCAGCGTCCAAAAAGGATCCGTGCTGTTGGTGATGTAGGCCAATCGGACGCCAGTGCCGCTCAAGTCCAAGTCGGGTGACAGTAGAGGCCCTTCGCCCTTCTTCATCAGGGCGACTTCGTTGCGAAATTGCTGCACGTTGTCTTCGGTGATCCGGCGGTGCGGGATATAGATCAGCGAACTATCGGGTACGTCCACGGCCTGGCCCTTGGCCAGCATGGTCAACCACTGAACGCTGCGATAACCGAACGCATAAGGATTCTGAACCACCGTGCCATAGACATTTCCTTCCGCGATTCCATTCAGCGTATCGGGGTGTTCGTCGAACCCGACGACGGCGACGTCCCCCAAACGCTCACTACTTCGCAGCGCGGCCAGGATCATTGGCGTATTGGCACTCCAAAGCCCCACCATGCACTTGATTTCGGGGTGACGCAGCAGCGTCGCTTCAGCATTCTCCTTGGCTTTGTTGTTGTCTTGGTTATCCGTCAGAATCCCAAGGACCGTGTATCGGCCCGCCTGCAACGGGAAACGTTCTTTCTCGCTGGCGGTCGGTTGCTTTGAGGAACCACAGCCGCTGATGGCCAGAAACACGAAACCGGCCAACACGCATGCCAGGACGGGAAGACGGGAAATGTTCCAAAGAACGTTCGATCGCATGCAGTTCACCAATCAATCACCAAAACATGAAAGCCGACACGGCAATACCCGACGGGCCGGGCGCGCTGTCCCACGAGCCCTTCGTTGCGGCCATGTTAATGCCTGTGAAGCCCCGTTGTGGCACTCGTCTGTTCCATTGCCGGGACAATCGCGAGGGCCGGATGCGGTCGCACCGCCTTGGGGGTGCGTGAAACTG is from Crateriforma conspicua and encodes:
- a CDS encoding substrate-binding domain-containing protein, giving the protein MRSNVLWNISRLPVLACVLAGFVFLAISGCGSSKQPTASEKERFPLQAGRYTVLGILTDNQDNNKAKENAEATLLRHPEIKCMVGLWSANTPMILAALRSSERLGDVAVVGFDEHPDTLNGIAEGNVYGTVVQNPYAFGYRSVQWLTMLAKGQAVDVPDSSLIYIPHRRITEDNVQQFRNEVALMKKGEGPLLSPDLDLSGTGVRLAYITNSTDPFWTLAEDGCERAAGQFGCDVDVQMPSAGTIEEQKRFLESNVANQLDGIAISPIDPENQVQMINEACDATTVICQDSDAPKSKRQFYLGTSNYMAGREAGKLIKEIIPEGGEIMLFVGKLEVLNAQERSQGIIDELADKPIPAALQTP